In Kryptolebias marmoratus isolate JLee-2015 linkage group LG11, ASM164957v2, whole genome shotgun sequence, the following proteins share a genomic window:
- the tspan3a gene encoding tetraspanin-3, protein MGQCGVTSSKTVLVFLNLIFWAAAGILCYVGAYVFITYDDYDHFFEDVYTLIPAVVIIAAGALLFIIGLIGCCATVRESYCGLTTFVVILLLVFMTEVAVVVLGYVYRAKVEDEVNSLIVNVYDEYNGTNSNAQSRAIDYVQRQLQCCGIHNFSDWRHTRWYEESKNDSVPISCCKANVAICTGSLTHPEDLYQEGCEALVVKKLKEIMMYVIWTALTFATIQILGMLCACVVLCRRSRDPAYELLITGGTPA, encoded by the exons ATGGGCCAGTGTGGCGTCACGTCCTCGAAGACCGTCCTGGTCTTTCTAAACCTGATATTTTGG GCCGCTGCTGGCATCCTGTGCTACGTCGGGGCCTACGTCTTCATCACCTACGATGATTACGACCACTTCTTTGAAGACGTGTACACGCTCATCCCAGCTGTGGTCATCATAGCAGCTGGAGCGCTCCTGTTCATTATCGGGCTCATTGGATGCTGTGCCACAGTGAGGGAGAGCTACTGTGGGCTCACAACG TTCGTCGTCATTCTCCTGCTGGTTTTCATGACAGAAGTGGCAGTGGTGGTTCTTGGGTATGTTTACAGAGCGAAG GTTGAGGATGAAGTTAATAGTTTGATCGTAAACGTTTACGACGAGTACAACGGCACCAACAGCAACGCCCAGAGCCGTGCCATCGACTACGTTCAGAGACAG CTTCAGTGCTGTGGAATCCACAACTTCTCAGACTGGCGGCACACCCGCTGGTATGAGGAATCGAAGAACGACAGCGTTCCCATCAGCTGCTGCAAAGCTAACGTCGCAATCTGCACGGGGTCCCTCACTCATCCTGAAGATCTCTATCAGGag GGCTGTGAAGCTCTGGTTGTGAAGAAGTTAAAGGAGATCATGATGTATGTCATCTGGACTGCCTTGACATTCGCTACCATCCAG ATTCTGGGCATGCTTTGTGCATGTGTCGTGTTGTGCCGCAGAAGCAGAGATCCTGCCTACGAGCTTCTGATTACAGGAGGCACTCCTGCATAA
- the ch25hl1.2 gene encoding cholesterol 25-hydroxylase-like protein 1, member 2 has translation MDLADNIAPIWTNYLGETSLLQPFWDSLRLNYRDYLRSPLFPVAVTVSSYFIFCIPYLVCDIMGDRWPWVQQFKIQPNHRLTASALLHCAGVTLYNHVFLVLPASIAQWLWRPSVDLPDQAPTLLELIVGVIGNLLLFDFQYFIWHLLHHRIRWLYVTFHAIHHKYSSPFALATQCLGGWELITVGFWTTVNPLILRSHLLTTWAFMIVHVYVSVEDHCGYDFPWSTSRLIPLGIYGGPSKHDVHHQKPNTNFAPHFSHWDKIFGTHAEFSFCNTKI, from the coding sequence ATGGATCTTGCAGACAACATTGCACCTATTTGGACAAATTATTTGGGGGAGACATCtctgctgcagccattttgggaCAGCTTGAGGCTCAATTACAGGGACTATTTGAGATCACCACTCTTCCCTGTTGCAGTAACGGTCTCTTCCTATTTTATCTTCTGCATCCCTTATCTTGTTTGTGACATTATGGGGGACAGGTGGCCGTGGGTCCAGCAGTTCAAGATACAACCAAACCATCGACTGACAGCTTCTGCTTTGCTGCACTGTGCAGGTGTTACCTTGTACAACCATGTGTTTCTTGTGCTCCCAGCATCCATAGCCCAGTGGCTATGGAGACCATCGGTGGACCTGCCAGACCAGGCTCCAACCCTGCTGGAGCTGATTGTCGGTGTGATAGGCAACCTCCTGCTTTTTGACTTCCAGTACTTCATTTGGCACCTGCTGCATCACAGGATCCGCTGGCTGTATGTCACCTTCCACGCCATCCACCACAAGTACTCTTCACCCTTTGCTCTCGCCACCCAGTGTCTGGGTGGCTGGGAGCTGATCACAGTGGGGTTTTGGACAACCGTAAATCCTCTGATTCTGAGGTCTCATTTACTCACCACGTGGGCTTTCATGATAGTGCATGTGTATGTTTCAGTAGAGGATCACTGTGGCTACGATTTCCCCTGGTCAACATCACGTCTGATACCACTTGGGATCTATGGAGGACCAAGCAAGCATGATGTGCACCACCAGAAACCCAACACCAACTTTGCACCTCACTTCAGTCACTGGGACAAAATATTTGGCACACATGCTGAATTCAGTTTCTGTAATACTAAAATTTAG
- the LOC108230004 gene encoding uncharacterized protein LOC108230004 yields the protein MSLLESSADVDAFIKRLEEQSVTKFITFSVDRHYNDKDWQPLPRNRVHWQWAGGSGMPAIGFTGIPFLFVGSKRLVCHQGKDLAVSQKRKYFKEKARKMLEEQSFGSQKSRRATTKKVGCPAAISISKIATFPKFKVDDNTERSKKTASKMLRMALERDPVVWETRYAVTHSSEHAGHANGRKETDLTSESGLPPPKRARKSDLRKKCIKLTKQLMDSLHAVEDQHTLEELSQVLGTLLKDLVPLSGAVDRKPFRLEAKTLGASFPLSQRCIGRQKHTSSPETLTCSVQEPPC from the exons ATGAGCCTGCTCGAAAGCTCAGCGGACGTCGACGCCTTCATTAAGAGACTGGAGGAGCAGTCGGTGACAAAGTTTATCACCTTTTCTGTGGACCGACATTATAATGACAAAG ACTGGCAGCCTTTACCCAGGAATCGGGTCCACTGGCAGTGGGCCGGCGGCTCTGGAATGCCGGCCATCGGGTTCACCGGAATCCCGTTTCTGTTCGTGGGATCAAAAAGGCTCGTCTGCCACCAAGGCAAAGACCTCGCCGTTTCTCAGAAGAGGAAGTATTTCAAGGAAAAGGCTCGAAAGATG ctggaggagcagaGTTTCGGCAGCCAAAAATCTCGTCGAGCGACCACAAAAAAGGTGGGATGTCCAGCAGCCATATCCATCAGCAAGATCGCAACGTTCCCTAAATTCAAG GTGGATGATAACACAGAAAGGAGTAAGAAGACGGCCTCTAAGATGCTAAGGATGGCCTTAGAGAGAGATCCAGTTGTGTGGGAAACGCGCTACGCTGTCACACATTCAAGCGAGCATGCAGGACATGCAAACGGGAGAAAAG AGACTGATCTGACCTCAGAATCAGGTTTGCCTCCACCCAAGCGAGCAAGAAAGTCCGATCTGAGGAAGAAATGCATCAAACTCACCAAACAGCTCATGGACAGCTTACATGCCGTCGAGGACCAGCACACGCTCGAAGAACTGTCGCAGGTTTTAGGCACTCTGCTGAAAGACCTGGTTCCTCTGAGCGGCGCTGTGGACAGAAAGCCTTTTCGTCTTGAAGCTAAGACGCTCGGAGCGTCCTTTCCGTTGTCTCAGAGGTGCATCgggagacaaaaacacacaagcagccCTGAAACTCTGACGTGCAGCGTGCAGGAGCCCCCCTGTTAA
- the si:dkey-24l11.2 gene encoding uncharacterized protein si:dkey-24l11.2 isoform X1: MKMECGGEEKAEEGKPETVPHPQQVCRFFSQGRRCNFGSKCKFLHVRDESKVDGTPSQSDAAPSNSQGQREGNRPSFTHNPRVAPSAVRRPCRYFLSGYCSMEDKCRLWHPPQLLPVEGEPVPGNRSKVAPSCSPASRPGGNQEVKLCDVTEDLAKQLRDTEIRQLKKRFPKDQLIIQERSDGKVTYYRASVAATDPDWPFDLKEIDIMVSFPDNYPLEIFTLDIPLDQELPPVMAKHVQQASVEWLQAKHATNQLLGKFELLFRPFLRWLDRSLERLFTEGARQLKKDIDLEKAGLQFIPYQELKVTASENSDPASNEEDTCDADEPTADGPGREDASVQQEQPGCDEGQQREEEEASHLVENIKISDPRRGTEVKLLGLRLGENTATVVAQQITVCLQCNRCKVTADLMLTGRTPCTAQCEKCNADISAAFRPCMLHRYSDVLGYLDLHNATTADLVLQDCDLIVGCLSCSQEVPAQNVFYGQTKEFNCEECHGKLSILAESARFQYIKPRSSNKTGSSAVNYRTIRDPAVQKGKPLPDKGTCKHYKQSHRWLRFPCCGRAYPCDVCHDENQDHPMELATRMICGFCAKEQPYNNGKPCVSCGSMMTRGTRTSHWEGGLGCRNKAKMSRNDRQKYANSNKTVSRKAASEKK; the protein is encoded by the exons ATGAAAATGGAGTGTGGTGGAGAAGAGAAGGCAGAAGAAGGTAAACCTGAGACGGTTCCTCATCCTCAGCAGGTGTGCCGCTTCTTCTCTCAGGGGCGACGTTGTAATTTTGGCAGTAAGTGTAAATTTTTACATGTGAGAGACGAGAGCAAAGTTGATGGGACACCCAGCCAGTCTGATGCGGCACCGTCAAACTCTCAGGGTCAACGTGAGGGGAACAGGCCCTCGTTTACCCATAACCCCAGGGTTGCCCCGTCAGCCGTCCGCCGTCCCTGTCGCTACTTTCTGTCGGGGTACTGCTCGATGGAGGACAAGTGTCGCCTCTGGCACCCGCCACAGCTGCTTCCAGTGGAGGGCGAGCCCGTTCCGGGCAATCGCTCGAAAGTTGCGCCGAGCTGTTCCCCAGCTTCCCGTCCCGGCGGCAACCAGGAGGTGAAGCTTTGTGACGTGACTGAGGATCTAGCCAAGCAGCTGAGAGACACTGAGATCAGACAGCTGAAGAAGCGTTTCCCCAAAGATCAGCTGATCATTCAGGAAAGAAGTGACGGCAAGGTGACATATTACAGGGCCAGCGTAGCAGCCACGGATCCAGACTGG ccttttgaTCTGAAAGAAATTGATATAATGGTGAGCTTCCCAGACAATTATCCTCTAGAG ATTTTCACATTAGATATACCTCTGGATCAAGAACTACCACCAGTTATGGCAAA GCATGTACAGCAGGCATCTGTTGAGTGGCTTCAAGCTAAACACGCTACTAATCAGCTGCTTGGAAAATTTGAGCTACTTTTCCGGCCTTTTCTCCGCTGGCTGGATCGGAGCTTGGAGAGGCTGTTCACCGAAGGAGCCAGACAG ttaaaaaaagacattgattTAGAAAAAGCCGGACTGCAGTTCATCCCGTATCAAGAGCTCAAAGTGACAGCGAGTGAAAACTCTGACCCTGCCTCCAACGAGGAGGACACCTGCGACGCAGATGAACCCACAGCTGACGGGCCAGGGAGGGAGGACGCTTCAGTGCAGCAGGAGCAGCCGGGCTGTGATGAAGGCCAgcagcgggaggaggaggaggcgagtCACCTGGTGGAGAACATCAAGATCAGTGATCCTCGCAGAGGCACGGAGGTGAAGCTGCTGGGGCTGAGGCTGGGCGAAAACACAGCCACCGTGGTCGCGCAGCAGATTACTGTTTGCCTGCAGTGTAATAG GTGTAAGGTGACTGCAGATTTGATGCTCACTGGAAGGACACCCTGCACAGCTCAGTGTGAAAAATGTAATGCGGACATCagtgctgccttcaggccctGCATGCTGCACCGTTACAGTGACGTCCTGGGATATTTGGACCTGCACAACGCCACAACCGCTGACCTCGTGCTTCAGGACTGCGACCTCATTGTGGGATGCCTCAGCTGCTCTCAGGAGGTCCCTGCACAG AATGTTTTCTACGGGCAAACAAAGGAGTTTAACTGTGAAGAATGTCACGGCAAACTCAGCATCCTGGCTGAGAGCGCAAGATTTCAGTACATCAAGCCCCGCTCTTCGAACAAAACAG GTTCAAGTGCAGTCAATTACAGAACAATAAGAGATCCAGCTGTGCAGAAGGGAAAGCCACTGCCAGACAAGGGAACGTGCAAGCATTACAAACAGAGCCACCGCTGGCTGAGGTTTCCCTGCTGCGGACGGGCGTACCCCTGTGACGTCTGCCACGACGAGAACCAGGACCACCCCATGGAGCTCGCCACCAGGATGATTTGTGGATTTTGCGCCAAAGAACAG CCTTACAACAATGGAAAGCCTTGCGTCAGCTGCGGGAGCATGATGACAAGAGGCACTCGCACCAGCCACTGGGAGGGAGGACTGGGGTGCAGGAACAAGGCCAAAATGAGCAG aaatgatCGACAAAAATACGCCAACAGCAACAAAACGGTTTCCAGGAAGGCAGCCAGTGAAAAGAAGTAA
- the si:dkey-24l11.2 gene encoding uncharacterized protein si:dkey-24l11.2 isoform X2 encodes MEDKCRLWHPPQLLPVEGEPVPGNRSKVAPSCSPASRPGGNQEVKLCDVTEDLAKQLRDTEIRQLKKRFPKDQLIIQERSDGKVTYYRASVAATDPDWPFDLKEIDIMVSFPDNYPLEIFTLDIPLDQELPPVMAKHVQQASVEWLQAKHATNQLLGKFELLFRPFLRWLDRSLERLFTEGARQLKKDIDLEKAGLQFIPYQELKVTASENSDPASNEEDTCDADEPTADGPGREDASVQQEQPGCDEGQQREEEEASHLVENIKISDPRRGTEVKLLGLRLGENTATVVAQQITVCLQCNRCKVTADLMLTGRTPCTAQCEKCNADISAAFRPCMLHRYSDVLGYLDLHNATTADLVLQDCDLIVGCLSCSQEVPAQNVFYGQTKEFNCEECHGKLSILAESARFQYIKPRSSNKTGSSAVNYRTIRDPAVQKGKPLPDKGTCKHYKQSHRWLRFPCCGRAYPCDVCHDENQDHPMELATRMICGFCAKEQPYNNGKPCVSCGSMMTRGTRTSHWEGGLGCRNKAKMSRNDRQKYANSNKTVSRKAASEKK; translated from the exons ATGGAGGACAAGTGTCGCCTCTGGCACCCGCCACAGCTGCTTCCAGTGGAGGGCGAGCCCGTTCCGGGCAATCGCTCGAAAGTTGCGCCGAGCTGTTCCCCAGCTTCCCGTCCCGGCGGCAACCAGGAGGTGAAGCTTTGTGACGTGACTGAGGATCTAGCCAAGCAGCTGAGAGACACTGAGATCAGACAGCTGAAGAAGCGTTTCCCCAAAGATCAGCTGATCATTCAGGAAAGAAGTGACGGCAAGGTGACATATTACAGGGCCAGCGTAGCAGCCACGGATCCAGACTGG ccttttgaTCTGAAAGAAATTGATATAATGGTGAGCTTCCCAGACAATTATCCTCTAGAG ATTTTCACATTAGATATACCTCTGGATCAAGAACTACCACCAGTTATGGCAAA GCATGTACAGCAGGCATCTGTTGAGTGGCTTCAAGCTAAACACGCTACTAATCAGCTGCTTGGAAAATTTGAGCTACTTTTCCGGCCTTTTCTCCGCTGGCTGGATCGGAGCTTGGAGAGGCTGTTCACCGAAGGAGCCAGACAG ttaaaaaaagacattgattTAGAAAAAGCCGGACTGCAGTTCATCCCGTATCAAGAGCTCAAAGTGACAGCGAGTGAAAACTCTGACCCTGCCTCCAACGAGGAGGACACCTGCGACGCAGATGAACCCACAGCTGACGGGCCAGGGAGGGAGGACGCTTCAGTGCAGCAGGAGCAGCCGGGCTGTGATGAAGGCCAgcagcgggaggaggaggaggcgagtCACCTGGTGGAGAACATCAAGATCAGTGATCCTCGCAGAGGCACGGAGGTGAAGCTGCTGGGGCTGAGGCTGGGCGAAAACACAGCCACCGTGGTCGCGCAGCAGATTACTGTTTGCCTGCAGTGTAATAG GTGTAAGGTGACTGCAGATTTGATGCTCACTGGAAGGACACCCTGCACAGCTCAGTGTGAAAAATGTAATGCGGACATCagtgctgccttcaggccctGCATGCTGCACCGTTACAGTGACGTCCTGGGATATTTGGACCTGCACAACGCCACAACCGCTGACCTCGTGCTTCAGGACTGCGACCTCATTGTGGGATGCCTCAGCTGCTCTCAGGAGGTCCCTGCACAG AATGTTTTCTACGGGCAAACAAAGGAGTTTAACTGTGAAGAATGTCACGGCAAACTCAGCATCCTGGCTGAGAGCGCAAGATTTCAGTACATCAAGCCCCGCTCTTCGAACAAAACAG GTTCAAGTGCAGTCAATTACAGAACAATAAGAGATCCAGCTGTGCAGAAGGGAAAGCCACTGCCAGACAAGGGAACGTGCAAGCATTACAAACAGAGCCACCGCTGGCTGAGGTTTCCCTGCTGCGGACGGGCGTACCCCTGTGACGTCTGCCACGACGAGAACCAGGACCACCCCATGGAGCTCGCCACCAGGATGATTTGTGGATTTTGCGCCAAAGAACAG CCTTACAACAATGGAAAGCCTTGCGTCAGCTGCGGGAGCATGATGACAAGAGGCACTCGCACCAGCCACTGGGAGGGAGGACTGGGGTGCAGGAACAAGGCCAAAATGAGCAG aaatgatCGACAAAAATACGCCAACAGCAACAAAACGGTTTCCAGGAAGGCAGCCAGTGAAAAGAAGTAA
- the ch25hl1.1 gene encoding cholesterol 25-hydroxylase-like protein 1, member 1, giving the protein MVFVNLVYSRFVFVHIETLCGGKLLICFFFFFLTESKVPSGARRIKPDLISQQQLRTRMLNASELSLPSLPSPRLRPGDRLLQPLWDHLLLHHRPLVSSPFLPVMLAFSSYFVFSLPFAALDLLGERVPSFHKYKIQPDRQPTLGMMVKSFMAAFLNHIFFVLPAVVIGMLFLPAPALPQEAPTLYELVTQSLASLLLFDTQYFIWHLVHHKQPQLYRWVHAVHHEYTAPFSWSTEQLSIPELMTVGFWSNMDPVLLKCHPLSIWCVTVFSLWLSVEDHVGYDLPWALNHLVPFGLLGGAPAHDMHHQRPSRNYAPFFSHWDRISGTAVALKKKTRTK; this is encoded by the coding sequence ATGGTTTTTGTTAATCTTGTGTacagcaggtttgtttttgtacacatCGAAACGCTGTGTGGAGGAAAGctgctgatctgttttttttttttttttttgactgagaGCAAAGTCCCTTCAGGAGCCCGCCGTATAAAACCGGACTTGAtcagccagcagcagctccgCACCAGGATGCTGAACGCCAGCGAGCTGTCCCTGCCGTCCCTGCCGTCCCCACGCCTCAGGCCAGGGGACCGTCTCCTGCAGCCTCTGTGGGACCACTTACTTCTCCACCACAGGCCTCTCGTCTCGTCTCCCTTTCTCCCCGTCATGCTCGCCTTTTCCAGCTACTTTGTCTTCAGTTTGCCTTTTGCTGCGTTGGACCTTCTGGGGGAAAGGGTCCCTTCCTTCCACAAGTACAAGATCCAACCAGACAGGCAGCCAACGCTGGGGATGATGGTTAAGAGCTTCATGGCAGCTTTTCTGAACCATATTTTCTTCGTTCTGCCAGCTGTAGTGATTGGCATGCTCTTTCTGCCGGCACCGGCACTTCCACAGGAGGCCCCCACCCTGTACGAGTTAGTCACCCAAAGTCTGGCTTCTCTCCTCCTGTTCGACACCCAGTACTTCATCTGGCACTTGGTGCACCACAAGCAACCCCAGCTTTACCGCTGGGTCCACGCAGTCCACCACGAATACACGGCGCCGTTCTCGTGGTCCACGGAGCAGCTCAGCATTCCAGAACTGATGACCGTGGGATTCTGGAGCAACATGGACCCGGTTCTTCTCAAGTGCCACCCACTGAGCATATGGTGCGTGACGGTTTTCAGCCTGTGGCTGTCCGTGGAGGACCACGTAGGCTATGACCTGCCGTGGGCCCTGAACCACCTGGTGCCCTTCGGCCTGCTGGGTGGCGCGCCGGCTCACGACATGCACCACCAGAGGCCGAGCAGGAACTACGCCCCATTCTTCAGCCACTGGGATCGCATCTCCGGCACAGCTGTCgctctgaagaaaaaaaccagaactaaataa
- the kti12 gene encoding protein KTI12 homolog isoform X1 — protein sequence MPLIVMCGYPCSGKTRRAEELKEHFEKNSERQVHVVGDGALGVDRNSVYEDSQKEKNVRSSLKAEVERKINKDNIVILDSLNYIKGYRYELFCLIKHAQTPHCLVHCLTSAEESSLWNQSRDAAERYSQDIFDALVRRFEAPDSRNRWDSPLFTVLKDDGLPLEAISDALFKRKAPPQNQSTQSQPLSSANFLYELDKITQDVLLAIFNAQKTSVPGDLVSVPGATEKVELGRSVNMAELRKLRRQFISYSKMHPTENTGQIANMFVQYLNKSLH from the exons ATGCCCCTAATAGTGATGTGTGGGTACCCGTGTAGTGGGAAAACACGGAGGGCAGAAGAGCTGAAGGAGCATTTTGAGAAAAATAGCGAACGACAGGTTCATGTTGTTGGAGACGGAGCCCTGGGCGTCGATAGAAACAGTGTTTACGAAG AttctcaaaaggaaaaaaacgtCAGATCGTCTCTAAAAGCTGAAGTGGAGAG GAAGATTAACAAGGACAACATTGTCATTCTGGACTCGTTAAACTACATTAAAG GATACCGCTACGAGCTCTTCTGTCTCATCAAGCATGCACAGACGCCACACTGCCTG GTGCACTGTTTGACTTCAGCTGAAGAGAGCTCGTTATGGAACCAAAGCAGAGACGCTGCTGAGCGGTACAGCCAGGACAT CTTTGACGCGTTGGTCCGGAGGTTTGAAGCGCCGGATTCCAGGAACCGCTGGGACAGCCCTCTCTTCACCGTGCTGAAGGACGACGGGCTTCCACTGGAAGCCATTTCTGATGCGCTTTTCAAAAGGAAAGCCCCCCCACAGAACCAGTCCACCCAGAGC CAACCCTTGTCTTCTGCAAACTTCTTGTATGAGTTGGACAAAATCACACAAGATGTGTTATTG GCAATTTTCAACGCTCAGAAGACGAGCGTTCCCGGGGATCTTGTCTCAGTTCCAGGAGCTACGGAGAAA GTGGAGCTCGGCAGGAGCGTCAACATGGCGGAGCTGCGGAAACTCCGGCGCCAGTTCATCAGCTACAGCAAGATGCACCCGACTGAAAACACGGGACAAATCGCCAACATGTTTGTTCAGTATTTAAATAAGAGTCTccactga
- the kti12 gene encoding protein KTI12 homolog isoform X2: MLIIRSLSQILSYLETFLDRSLDPALLLCLVGCITDSQKEKNVRSSLKAEVERKINKDNIVILDSLNYIKGYRYELFCLIKHAQTPHCLVHCLTSAEESSLWNQSRDAAERYSQDIFDALVRRFEAPDSRNRWDSPLFTVLKDDGLPLEAISDALFKRKAPPQNQSTQSQPLSSANFLYELDKITQDVLLAIFNAQKTSVPGDLVSVPGATEKVELGRSVNMAELRKLRRQFISYSKMHPTENTGQIANMFVQYLNKSLH, encoded by the exons ATGCTTATAATTCGGTCactttcacaaatattgag CTACTTGGAAACTTTTCTCGACCGAAGCCTTGACCCTGCCCTCCTTCTGTGCCTTGTTGGATGCATTACAGAttctcaaaaggaaaaaaacgtCAGATCGTCTCTAAAAGCTGAAGTGGAGAG GAAGATTAACAAGGACAACATTGTCATTCTGGACTCGTTAAACTACATTAAAG GATACCGCTACGAGCTCTTCTGTCTCATCAAGCATGCACAGACGCCACACTGCCTG GTGCACTGTTTGACTTCAGCTGAAGAGAGCTCGTTATGGAACCAAAGCAGAGACGCTGCTGAGCGGTACAGCCAGGACAT CTTTGACGCGTTGGTCCGGAGGTTTGAAGCGCCGGATTCCAGGAACCGCTGGGACAGCCCTCTCTTCACCGTGCTGAAGGACGACGGGCTTCCACTGGAAGCCATTTCTGATGCGCTTTTCAAAAGGAAAGCCCCCCCACAGAACCAGTCCACCCAGAGC CAACCCTTGTCTTCTGCAAACTTCTTGTATGAGTTGGACAAAATCACACAAGATGTGTTATTG GCAATTTTCAACGCTCAGAAGACGAGCGTTCCCGGGGATCTTGTCTCAGTTCCAGGAGCTACGGAGAAA GTGGAGCTCGGCAGGAGCGTCAACATGGCGGAGCTGCGGAAACTCCGGCGCCAGTTCATCAGCTACAGCAAGATGCACCCGACTGAAAACACGGGACAAATCGCCAACATGTTTGTTCAGTATTTAAATAAGAGTCTccactga